The proteins below are encoded in one region of Streptomyces sp. NBC_00490:
- a CDS encoding sodium:solute symporter family protein gives MADSAMTATFLAVIGGASLLAVTARRLHQSDRLPSLEGWALADRGLGPVWTWLLLGGTIFTAYTFTAVPGLAYGNGAAAFFAVPYTVIVCPIAFVLLSRLGEVARRHGYITAADFVRGRYGSAPLALVVALTGILATMPYLALQLLGIRAVLTAGGVYPRGAAGDLVMVALFAGLAVATYRHGLRAPTVISALKAVAVFVSLTAVTWLVLERLGGPGAVFDGAAERLGGPALLLSPEQQPSYATLALGSALALLMYPHVLTAAFAADSPRTLRKVAVALPAWTGLLALFGFLGIAALAAGVRAPEGGAETAVPMLVDRLMPGPLAGLVFGAITVGALVPAAVMSIAAATSFVRNVYVEYVHPTATPKRQVRIAKAVSLTAKVGAVAFVFGLRDQDAVNLQLLGGVWILQIFPAVAVGLFTGRLHPRALLAGWGAGMLSGTYLVVREGFSSVGTGPFQIYAGLTALLLNLTVAAIGTAVLERLGVPRGADLTDLPSRLSLGRRPETGANNP, from the coding sequence ATGGCCGACAGCGCCATGACCGCGACGTTCCTCGCCGTGATCGGCGGAGCGTCGCTGCTCGCCGTGACCGCGCGCCGGCTGCACCAAAGCGACCGGCTGCCGTCCCTGGAGGGCTGGGCGCTCGCCGACCGCGGCCTCGGCCCGGTGTGGACCTGGCTGCTGCTGGGCGGCACGATCTTCACCGCGTACACCTTCACGGCCGTACCGGGACTGGCGTACGGCAACGGCGCGGCCGCCTTCTTCGCGGTGCCGTACACGGTGATCGTCTGCCCGATCGCCTTCGTGCTGCTCAGCCGCCTCGGGGAGGTGGCCCGGCGGCACGGCTACATCACCGCCGCCGACTTCGTGCGCGGCCGCTACGGTTCGGCGCCGCTGGCCCTGGTGGTCGCGCTGACCGGGATCCTCGCGACCATGCCGTATCTGGCGCTCCAGCTGCTCGGGATACGGGCGGTGCTGACCGCGGGCGGCGTCTATCCGCGGGGCGCGGCCGGTGATCTGGTGATGGTGGCGCTGTTCGCGGGCCTCGCGGTGGCCACCTACCGGCACGGACTGCGGGCACCCACCGTCATCTCCGCGCTCAAGGCGGTCGCCGTCTTCGTCTCGCTCACCGCCGTCACCTGGCTGGTCCTGGAACGGCTCGGCGGCCCGGGCGCCGTCTTCGACGGAGCCGCCGAACGCCTCGGCGGCCCGGCACTGCTCCTCTCCCCTGAGCAGCAGCCCTCCTACGCCACCCTCGCCCTCGGCTCCGCCCTCGCCCTGCTGATGTACCCGCACGTCCTGACCGCCGCCTTCGCCGCCGACAGCCCGCGCACCCTGCGCAAGGTCGCCGTGGCCCTGCCCGCCTGGACCGGACTGCTCGCCCTCTTCGGGTTCCTCGGCATCGCGGCGCTCGCGGCGGGCGTGCGGGCACCGGAGGGCGGCGCCGAGACCGCCGTACCGATGCTGGTCGACCGGCTGATGCCGGGACCGCTCGCCGGGCTGGTGTTCGGGGCGATCACCGTGGGGGCGCTCGTCCCGGCCGCGGTGATGTCGATCGCGGCGGCCACCAGCTTCGTGCGCAACGTCTACGTCGAGTACGTGCACCCCACCGCCACGCCCAAGCGCCAGGTGCGCATCGCCAAGGCGGTGTCGCTGACGGCGAAGGTCGGCGCGGTCGCGTTCGTGTTCGGACTGCGCGACCAGGACGCCGTCAACCTCCAACTCCTCGGCGGGGTCTGGATCCTGCAGATCTTCCCGGCCGTCGCCGTGGGCCTGTTCACCGGCCGGCTGCATCCACGGGCGCTGCTCGCCGGATGGGGCGCGGGGATGCTGTCCGGCACCTACCTGGTCGTCCGCGAGGGGTTCTCGTCGGTCGGCACCGGCCCCTTCCAGATCTACGCCGGCCTCACCGCCCTCCTGCTGAACCTGACCGTCGCCGCGATCGGCACCGCGGTCCTCGAACGACTCGGCGTCCCGCGCGGCGCCGACCTGACCGATCTGCCGTCGCGTCTGAGCCTCGGCCGGCGCCCGGAGACGGGAGCGAACAACCCGTGA
- a CDS encoding RNA polymerase sigma factor encodes MRQHLRHTTSVPVPLTPAAADPAEREREAGVARLFEQHYASMLRLAVLLGADDPENVVAEAYYQIYRKWRRLRDTEAAEAYLRSTVCNLTRMRIRHLQVARRHVENPPAPLDELVASAESTALLHDDQRVLIDALQQLPPRQREALVLRHWLGLKESEIASAMGISCGSVKTHTARGLAALTQAMEARR; translated from the coding sequence GTGAGACAGCACCTGAGACACACCACCTCCGTACCGGTACCGCTCACCCCCGCGGCAGCCGATCCGGCCGAGCGGGAACGCGAGGCGGGCGTGGCCCGGCTCTTCGAGCAGCACTACGCCTCGATGCTGCGGCTCGCCGTGCTGCTCGGCGCCGACGACCCGGAGAACGTGGTCGCCGAGGCCTACTACCAGATCTACCGCAAGTGGCGGCGGCTGCGGGACACCGAGGCGGCGGAGGCCTATCTGCGCTCCACCGTCTGCAATCTGACCCGGATGCGGATACGGCACCTCCAGGTCGCCCGCAGACATGTGGAGAACCCCCCGGCCCCACTGGACGAACTCGTCGCCTCCGCCGAGAGCACCGCGCTCCTCCACGACGACCAACGCGTCCTCATCGACGCCCTCCAGCAACTGCCGCCCCGGCAGCGGGAGGCGCTGGTGCTGCGACACTGGCTCGGTCTGAAGGAGAGCGAGATCGCCTCCGCGATGGGGATCTCCTGCGGCTCCGTCAAGACGCACACGGCACGCGGCCTCGCCGCCCTGACCCAGGCGATGGAGGCCCGGCGATGA
- a CDS encoding glycoside hydrolase family 15 protein — MPRIEDYALIGDEQTAALVGKDGSVDWLCLPRFDSAACFARLLGDEENGHWRIAPKGADGECTRRAYRPGTLVLDTEWETDEGAIRVTDLMPQRHQAPDLVRVVEGLSGRVTVRSTLRLRFDYGSVVPWVRRSDGHRVAVAGPDSTWLRSEPPVRTWGEHFGTYSEFTVEEGEKVAFVLTWHPSHEPRPALVDPYEALESSVADWQAWAARCRYDGPHRDAVVRSLITLKALTYRPTGGIVAAATTSLPEELGGVRNWDYRYCWLRDSTLALSALASCGYLEEAEAWRNWLLRAVAGDPADLQIMYGLAGERRLPEYELPWLSGFAGSKPVRIGNEAVKQLQLDVYGEVMDSLSLARRAGLPAKPHMWSLQSVLLDFLRSSWRQPDEGLWEVRGGRRDFVHSKVMVWVAADRAVRALEAYPELSGDVDAWRALRDEVHDEVCEKGYDAERNTFTQYYGSRELDASLLLIPRVGFLPPDDPRVVGTVDAIREELDHGGFVRRYSVEGMPVDGLPGGEGAFLACSFWLADALHMTGRTQEARDLFERLLALTNDVGLLAEEYDPVGGVQLGNFPQAFSHIGLVNTALALFGGEEAG; from the coding sequence GTGCCCCGTATCGAGGATTACGCCCTGATCGGCGATGAACAGACAGCGGCCCTGGTCGGCAAGGACGGCAGCGTCGACTGGCTGTGCCTGCCACGCTTCGACTCCGCCGCCTGCTTCGCCAGACTGCTCGGCGACGAGGAGAACGGCCATTGGCGCATCGCACCCAAGGGCGCCGACGGGGAGTGCACCCGCCGCGCCTACCGCCCCGGCACCCTCGTCCTGGACACCGAATGGGAGACGGACGAGGGAGCGATACGCGTCACCGACCTGATGCCACAACGCCACCAAGCTCCCGACCTCGTACGCGTCGTGGAAGGTCTCAGCGGCCGGGTCACCGTGCGCAGCACGCTCAGGCTGCGCTTCGACTACGGCTCGGTCGTGCCGTGGGTACGCAGGTCCGACGGACACCGGGTGGCCGTGGCGGGGCCCGACTCGACGTGGCTGCGCAGCGAGCCCCCGGTCCGCACCTGGGGCGAGCACTTCGGCACGTACTCCGAGTTCACCGTCGAGGAGGGCGAGAAGGTCGCCTTCGTGCTCACCTGGCACCCCTCGCACGAGCCGCGCCCCGCGCTGGTCGACCCGTACGAGGCGCTGGAGTCCAGCGTCGCCGACTGGCAGGCGTGGGCGGCGCGCTGCCGCTACGACGGTCCGCACCGGGACGCCGTGGTCCGTTCCCTGATCACCCTGAAGGCGCTCACCTACCGGCCGACCGGCGGCATCGTGGCCGCGGCCACCACCTCGCTGCCCGAGGAACTGGGCGGGGTACGCAACTGGGACTACCGCTACTGCTGGCTGCGCGACTCCACGCTCGCCCTGAGCGCCCTGGCGTCGTGCGGCTACCTGGAGGAGGCCGAGGCCTGGCGGAACTGGCTGCTGCGCGCGGTCGCCGGCGACCCCGCGGACCTCCAGATCATGTACGGCCTCGCGGGCGAGCGGCGGCTGCCCGAGTACGAGCTGCCCTGGCTGTCCGGTTTCGCCGGCTCCAAGCCCGTCCGGATCGGCAACGAGGCCGTGAAACAGCTCCAACTGGACGTCTACGGCGAGGTCATGGACTCGTTGTCGTTGGCCCGTCGTGCGGGCCTGCCCGCCAAACCGCACATGTGGTCCCTGCAGAGCGTCCTGCTGGACTTCCTCCGGTCCTCCTGGCGCCAGCCGGACGAGGGGCTGTGGGAAGTGCGCGGCGGTCGCCGCGACTTCGTCCACTCGAAGGTCATGGTGTGGGTCGCCGCCGACCGCGCGGTGCGCGCCCTGGAGGCCTACCCGGAGCTGAGCGGCGACGTGGACGCCTGGCGCGCGCTGCGCGACGAGGTGCACGACGAGGTGTGCGAGAAGGGCTACGACGCCGAGCGGAACACGTTCACCCAGTACTACGGCTCGCGCGAGCTCGACGCGTCCCTGCTGCTGATCCCGCGCGTCGGCTTCCTGCCGCCCGACGACCCCCGGGTCGTCGGCACCGTCGACGCGATCCGCGAGGAGCTGGACCACGGCGGTTTCGTACGGCGGTACAGCGTCGAGGGGATGCCCGTGGACGGGCTGCCGGGCGGCGAGGGCGCGTTCCTGGCGTGTTCGTTCTGGCTCGCCGACGCCCTCCACATGACGGGCCGCACGCAGGAGGCACGGGACCTCTTCGAACGGCTGCTGGCGCTGACCAACGACGTGGGGCTGCTGGCCGAGGAGTACGACCCGGTGGGCGGCGTGCAGCTCGGCAACTTCCCGCAGGCGTTCAGCCACATCGGTCTGGTGAACACCGCCCTCGCCCTGTTCGGGGGCGAGGAGGCAGGATAG
- a CDS encoding SDR family oxidoreductase: MDLGLKDRVYVVTGATRGLGNASARELVADGAKVVLTGRDEKRAADAAAELGPGAVGVAVDNADPEAPARLIAAARESFGGFDGILISVGGPAPGFLADNTDEQWAAAFESVFLGAVRLARAAAAELEAGGVIGFVLSGSVHEPIPGLTISNGLRPGLAGFAKSLADELGPRGIRVVGLLPSRIDTDRVRELDGLSADPEATRAANESRIPLRRYGTPEEFGRTAAFLLSPAASYLTGIMVPVDGGMRHGF, from the coding sequence ATGGATCTTGGACTGAAGGACCGCGTGTACGTCGTCACCGGGGCCACGCGTGGCCTCGGCAACGCGTCCGCGCGTGAGCTGGTCGCCGACGGGGCGAAGGTCGTTCTCACCGGGCGCGACGAGAAGCGGGCCGCCGACGCGGCCGCCGAGCTGGGACCCGGCGCGGTCGGGGTGGCCGTCGACAACGCCGATCCGGAGGCGCCCGCACGGCTGATCGCGGCCGCCCGGGAGAGCTTCGGCGGCTTCGACGGCATCCTCATCAGCGTCGGCGGCCCCGCGCCGGGCTTCCTCGCGGACAACACGGACGAGCAGTGGGCCGCGGCCTTCGAGTCGGTGTTCCTCGGCGCGGTGCGGCTCGCCCGTGCGGCGGCGGCCGAGCTGGAGGCGGGCGGTGTCATCGGGTTCGTGCTGTCGGGCTCGGTGCACGAGCCGATCCCGGGGCTGACCATCTCGAACGGGCTGCGGCCGGGGCTCGCCGGGTTCGCGAAGTCCCTCGCGGACGAGTTGGGGCCGCGCGGGATCCGGGTCGTGGGGCTGCTGCCGTCCCGTATCGACACCGACCGGGTGCGCGAGCTGGACGGGTTGTCCGCCGATCCGGAGGCCACGCGCGCGGCCAACGAGTCGAGGATTCCGTTGCGCCGGTACGGGACGCCGGAGGAGTTCGGGCGGACGGCGGCGTTCCTGCTGTCGCCGGCCGCCTCCTACCTGACCGGGATCATGGTGCCGGTCGACGGTGGGATGCGGCACGGGTTCTAG
- the amaP gene encoding alkaline shock response membrane anchor protein AmaP — translation MLRIVNRVVLGVAGLVLLVAGGAVLAVGLGLNPPSWWIHDGPHDVLLDDAERTRWEHHGWWWPTVLAVLAVLVLLALWWLTANLRRHRLTEVLVDTGDGEGALLRGRALEGVLADDATELDGVSHAHVRLTGRRNAPQTRVRLLLEPHVDPGTALSHLTTQSLTHARNSAGLASLPAEVRMKAVKHRAERVS, via the coding sequence ATGCTGCGGATCGTCAACCGTGTCGTGCTCGGGGTGGCCGGACTCGTCCTGCTGGTGGCCGGCGGTGCGGTGCTGGCAGTGGGCCTTGGGCTGAACCCGCCGTCCTGGTGGATCCACGACGGCCCCCACGACGTCCTGCTCGACGACGCCGAACGCACCCGCTGGGAGCACCACGGCTGGTGGTGGCCGACCGTCCTCGCCGTACTGGCCGTCCTCGTCCTGCTCGCCCTGTGGTGGCTGACCGCGAACCTGCGCCGGCACCGGCTGACCGAGGTCCTGGTGGACACCGGCGACGGCGAGGGCGCGCTGCTGCGGGGCCGCGCCCTGGAAGGCGTACTGGCCGACGACGCGACCGAGCTGGACGGCGTGTCCCACGCCCACGTCCGGCTGACCGGCAGGCGCAACGCCCCGCAGACCCGCGTACGGCTCCTGCTGGAACCGCACGTGGACCCCGGGACGGCGCTGAGCCATCTGACGACGCAGTCGCTGACGCACGCGCGGAACTCGGCGGGGCTGGCGTCACTGCCGGCGGAGGTCCGCATGAAGGCGGTCAAGCACCGTGCGGAAAGGGTCAGTTGA
- a CDS encoding DUF6286 domain-containing protein, producing the protein MSEPQGSQGTEGTTQRLPVLEKAADTDIGEYEPPPVPEGAPEGRFWSARRVPAGIVALLLAVVAGFFLYDITAVRAEQPAMRWRRELAAQLAERPLDDTWVLVGAGVAAALGVWLIVLAATPGLRGVLPMRRTGADVRAGLHREAAALVLRDRAVEVAGVQSVRVRLTRAKADVGAIAHFRELDDVRADLDATLAEAISGLGLARPPALSVRVRRPGKKG; encoded by the coding sequence ATGAGCGAGCCCCAGGGCTCACAGGGCACGGAAGGCACCACACAACGACTGCCGGTGCTGGAGAAGGCGGCCGACACCGACATCGGGGAGTACGAACCCCCACCCGTACCGGAGGGCGCGCCGGAGGGCCGTTTCTGGTCGGCACGGCGCGTCCCCGCGGGCATCGTCGCGCTGCTGCTCGCGGTGGTCGCCGGATTCTTCCTCTACGACATCACGGCGGTCCGCGCCGAGCAGCCCGCCATGCGCTGGCGCCGGGAGCTGGCCGCACAACTCGCCGAACGCCCCCTCGACGACACCTGGGTCCTCGTCGGCGCCGGCGTCGCCGCGGCCCTGGGCGTCTGGCTGATCGTCCTCGCCGCCACCCCCGGTCTGCGCGGCGTCCTGCCGATGCGGCGCACCGGGGCCGACGTCCGCGCCGGGCTCCACCGCGAGGCCGCCGCCCTGGTCCTGCGCGACCGGGCGGTGGAGGTCGCCGGCGTCCAGTCGGTACGCGTACGCCTGACCCGCGCCAAGGCCGACGTCGGCGCGATCGCGCACTTCCGTGAACTGGACGACGTACGCGCCGACCTGGACGCCACGCTGGCCGAGGCGATCAGCGGGCTCGGTCTGGCCAGGCCGCCCGCGCTGTCGGTGCGGGTACGGCGGCCGGGAAAGAAGGGGTGA
- a CDS encoding Asp23/Gls24 family envelope stress response protein — MTDMTQTPEVETGVQPRKPTKRGGGDPATRGRTTIADGVVEKIAGLAARDVVGVHAMGSGLSRTFGAVRDRVPGGAKSVTRGVKVEVGEVQTALDLEIVVDYGVSINEVAHAVRENVIAAVERMTGLEVVEVNIAVSDVKLPEEEDEEPESRLQ, encoded by the coding sequence ATGACTGACATGACGCAGACTCCCGAGGTGGAGACCGGCGTGCAGCCGCGCAAGCCCACCAAGCGCGGCGGCGGGGACCCGGCGACACGCGGGCGCACCACCATCGCCGACGGGGTCGTGGAGAAGATCGCCGGACTGGCCGCCCGGGACGTGGTCGGCGTGCACGCTATGGGCAGCGGGCTGAGCCGTACCTTCGGGGCCGTACGAGACCGGGTGCCGGGCGGGGCGAAGTCCGTGACCCGGGGCGTGAAGGTCGAGGTCGGCGAGGTGCAGACCGCGCTCGACCTGGAGATCGTCGTCGACTACGGCGTGTCCATCAACGAGGTGGCCCACGCCGTACGGGAGAACGTGATCGCGGCGGTGGAGCGGATGACCGGCCTCGAGGTCGTCGAGGTCAACATCGCGGTGAGCGATGTGAAGCTGCCCGAGGAAGAGGACGAAGAGCCGGAGTCCCGGCTCCAGTGA
- a CDS encoding nucleopolyhedrovirus P10 family protein — protein MTADRWAQTVRHQLGLGRLLPLGGAHEGAWIAEEAAEAVLRRAVREVRGVRLDRARISLADPEDVHDPVVPPPPSALPPGPLRVTAEFAATADEPLPITAALLRTALATAATERLGLTVTEVDLRVTSLLDEAPQAGPVRRPEPPSAEAAGDPVAAAALSVPGVTGLTAALGRAVHVEERQGEAALPRPHVRVEVAVDAEHRAVDVAREVRREVGKALPGHPTVAVLVTAVG, from the coding sequence ATGACGGCGGACCGGTGGGCGCAGACAGTGCGGCATCAACTGGGGCTCGGCAGGCTGCTGCCGCTGGGCGGCGCGCACGAGGGCGCGTGGATCGCGGAGGAGGCGGCCGAGGCGGTGCTGCGGCGTGCGGTACGGGAGGTGCGCGGCGTACGGCTGGACCGGGCGCGGATCTCCCTCGCAGACCCGGAGGACGTGCACGACCCCGTCGTACCGCCTCCGCCCAGTGCGCTGCCGCCGGGCCCGCTGCGGGTGACGGCGGAGTTCGCGGCGACGGCGGACGAGCCGCTGCCGATCACGGCGGCCCTGCTGCGCACCGCCCTGGCGACGGCGGCGACGGAGCGGCTGGGGCTGACGGTGACCGAGGTCGACCTGCGGGTGACGTCCCTGCTGGACGAGGCACCGCAAGCCGGTCCCGTACGGCGGCCGGAACCGCCGTCGGCCGAGGCGGCCGGCGATCCCGTGGCCGCCGCGGCGCTGTCGGTGCCCGGTGTCACCGGGCTGACCGCCGCGCTGGGCCGTGCGGTGCACGTCGAGGAGCGGCAGGGCGAGGCGGCCCTGCCGCGGCCCCATGTCCGGGTGGAGGTGGCGGTGGACGCGGAGCACCGGGCGGTGGATGTCGCCCGGGAGGTCCGCCGAGAGGTGGGGAAGGCGCTCCCCGGTCACCCGACGGTGGCGGTGCTGGTCACCGCCGTCGGGTGA
- a CDS encoding enoyl-CoA hydratase/isomerase family protein, whose product MGQELVPLLDKDGVRLTVDNALATVTLTNPAKRNAQSPALWRALAEAGRLVPGSVRVVVLRGEGKSFSAGLDRQMFTPEGIEGEPSFIDLARSGDAELDAAIAEFQEGFTWWRRSDVVSIAAVQGHAIGAGFQLALACDFRVVADDVQFAMRETSLGLVPDLTGTHPLVSLVGYARALEICATGRFVPAEEAVNTGLANIAVPLDQLDGAVQDLAAALLAAPRDAVIETKALLRGAQDRTYDEQRAAERAAQTRRLRDLAGVGE is encoded by the coding sequence ATGGGCCAGGAACTCGTTCCCCTGCTCGACAAGGACGGCGTACGGCTCACCGTCGACAACGCGCTCGCCACGGTGACGCTGACCAACCCCGCCAAGCGCAACGCGCAGAGCCCCGCTCTGTGGCGCGCGCTCGCCGAGGCCGGTCGGCTCGTGCCCGGCTCCGTCCGTGTCGTCGTGCTGCGTGGAGAGGGCAAGTCCTTCTCCGCGGGGCTCGACCGGCAGATGTTCACGCCGGAGGGGATCGAGGGCGAGCCGTCGTTCATCGACCTCGCCCGCAGTGGTGACGCCGAACTCGACGCTGCCATCGCGGAGTTCCAGGAGGGCTTCACCTGGTGGCGGCGTAGTGACGTCGTGTCCATCGCCGCCGTCCAGGGGCATGCCATCGGGGCGGGCTTCCAGCTCGCGCTGGCCTGCGACTTCCGCGTCGTCGCCGACGACGTGCAGTTCGCCATGCGCGAGACCAGCCTGGGCCTGGTCCCGGACCTCACGGGCACGCATCCGCTCGTCTCGCTGGTCGGCTACGCCCGGGCGCTGGAGATCTGCGCCACCGGGCGCTTCGTGCCGGCCGAGGAAGCGGTGAACACCGGCCTCGCCAACATCGCCGTACCGCTCGACCAACTCGACGGCGCGGTCCAGGACCTGGCCGCGGCCCTTCTGGCCGCCCCCAGGGACGCCGTCATCGAGACCAAGGCCCTGCTGCGCGGTGCGCAGGACCGCACCTACGACGAGCAGCGCGCCGCCGAGCGCGCCGCTCAGACGCGCCGTCTGCGGGACCTGGCCGGCGTGGGCGAGTGA
- a CDS encoding helix-turn-helix domain-containing protein → MAETLKKGSRVTGAARDKLAADLKKKYDSGASIRALAEETGRSYGFVHRMLSESGVTLRGRGGATRGKKAASS, encoded by the coding sequence GTGGCCGAGACTCTGAAGAAGGGCAGCCGGGTAACCGGCGCCGCGCGCGACAAGCTCGCGGCAGACCTGAAGAAGAAGTACGACTCCGGTGCGAGCATCCGAGCGCTGGCCGAGGAAACCGGCCGCTCGTATGGCTTCGTCCACCGGATGCTCAGCGAGTCCGGCGTCACGCTCCGTGGGCGTGGCGGCGCGACCCGGGGCAAGAAGGCCGCGTCGTCCTGA
- a CDS encoding ABC-F family ATP-binding cassette domain-containing protein, translating into MISASGIELRAGARVLIESATFRVAKGDRIGLVGRNGAGKTTLTKCLAGEGQPAGGTITRSGEVGYLPQDPRTGDLDVLARDRILSARGLDVLIRKMRDNEQRIANGSGATREKALRQYERQETEFLTKGGYSAEAEAATIAAALNLPDRVLGQPLHTLSGGQRRRIELARILFSDADTLLLDEPTNHLDADSIVWLRDYLKTYRGGFIVISHDVDLVETVVNKVFYLDANRAQIDVYNMGWKLYQQQREADEKRRKRERQNAEKKAAALHSQADKMRAKATKTVAAQNMAKRADRLLAGLDAVRVSDKVAKLRFPDPAPCGKTPLTAEGLSKSYGSLEIFTDVDLAIDKGSRVVILGLNGAGKTTLLRLLAGAEQPDTGAVVPGHGLKIGYYAQEHETLDPERSVLENMRSSAPDLDLVEVRKVLGSFLFSGDDVDKPAGVLSGGEKTRLALATLVVSSANVLLLDEPTNNLDPASREEILGALRTYKGAVVLVTHDEGAVEALQPERIILLPDGVEDLWGSDYADLVALA; encoded by the coding sequence GTGATCTCCGCCTCCGGTATCGAGCTGCGCGCCGGCGCCCGAGTACTCATCGAGTCCGCCACCTTCCGTGTCGCCAAGGGCGACCGCATCGGTCTGGTCGGCCGCAACGGCGCGGGGAAGACCACCCTCACCAAGTGCCTCGCAGGCGAGGGCCAGCCGGCCGGCGGCACCATCACCCGCTCCGGCGAGGTCGGCTACCTCCCGCAGGACCCCCGCACCGGCGACCTCGACGTCCTCGCCCGTGACCGGATCCTCTCCGCGCGCGGTCTCGACGTACTGATCCGCAAGATGCGCGACAACGAGCAGCGGATCGCCAACGGCTCCGGCGCCACCCGTGAGAAGGCCCTGCGCCAGTACGAGCGCCAGGAGACCGAGTTCCTCACCAAGGGCGGGTACTCCGCCGAGGCCGAGGCCGCCACCATCGCCGCCGCGCTGAACCTGCCCGACCGGGTGCTCGGCCAGCCGCTGCACACGCTCTCCGGCGGTCAGCGCCGCCGTATCGAGCTGGCGCGGATCCTGTTCTCGGACGCGGACACCCTGCTCCTCGACGAGCCCACGAACCACCTCGACGCCGACTCGATCGTCTGGCTGCGCGACTACCTCAAGACCTACCGCGGCGGCTTCATCGTGATCTCCCACGACGTCGACCTGGTCGAGACGGTTGTCAACAAGGTCTTCTACCTGGACGCCAACCGCGCCCAGATCGACGTCTACAACATGGGCTGGAAGCTCTACCAGCAGCAGCGCGAGGCGGACGAGAAGCGTCGCAAGCGCGAGCGGCAGAACGCCGAGAAGAAGGCCGCCGCACTGCACTCCCAGGCCGACAAGATGCGCGCCAAGGCCACCAAGACGGTCGCCGCGCAGAACATGGCCAAGCGCGCCGACCGGCTGCTCGCCGGGCTCGACGCGGTGCGGGTCTCCGACAAGGTCGCCAAGCTCCGCTTCCCCGACCCCGCGCCCTGCGGCAAGACCCCGCTGACGGCCGAGGGACTGTCGAAGTCCTACGGCTCGCTCGAGATCTTCACCGATGTCGACCTGGCCATCGACAAGGGCTCCAGGGTCGTCATCCTCGGGCTGAACGGCGCCGGCAAGACGACCCTGCTCCGGCTCCTCGCCGGTGCCGAGCAGCCGGACACCGGCGCGGTCGTCCCCGGCCACGGGCTCAAGATCGGCTACTACGCCCAGGAGCACGAGACCCTCGACCCGGAGCGCTCGGTCCTGGAGAACATGCGCTCCTCCGCCCCCGACCTGGACCTGGTCGAGGTCCGCAAGGTGCTGGGCTCCTTCCTGTTCTCCGGCGACGACGTGGACAAGCCCGCCGGGGTCCTCTCCGGCGGTGAGAAGACCCGTCTGGCCCTCGCCACCCTGGTCGTCTCCTCGGCGAACGTGCTGCTTCTGGACGAGCCCACCAACAACCTCGACCCGGCCAGCCGCGAGGAGATCCTCGGCGCGCTGCGCACCTACAAGGGCGCTGTCGTCCTGGTCACCCACGACGAGGGCGCCGTCGAGGCGCTCCAGCCGGAGCGGATCATTCTGCTGCCGGACGGGGTCGAGGATCTGTGGGGTTCCGACTACGCGGACCTCGTCGCCCTCGCTTGA
- the ypfJ gene encoding KPN_02809 family neutral zinc metallopeptidase: MQFDDDAPLDTSEVQDVRGSRIPGGRATVGGGIAGLIALLLGLFFGVGPDQLGLSDEGGDRPVATASGLAEVQESCRTGQDANTRDDCRMVAVVNSVQDYWDQEFQRRGGTYTRSPTVFFSERVGTACGAATSAVGPFYCPGDRKVYLDLGFFDELRSTFGASGGAFAQAYVVAHEYGHHVQDLMGTLSRSQDGRTGENSNAVKVELQADCYAGVWAHHATTTKDESTGRPLITSLTEADIADGLDAAAAVGDDRIQERFQGRVTPESWTHGSAAQRQQWFHQGFETGDMARCNTFR, from the coding sequence ATGCAGTTCGACGACGACGCCCCGCTGGACACCTCCGAGGTCCAGGACGTGCGCGGCAGCCGCATCCCCGGGGGCAGGGCGACCGTGGGCGGCGGCATCGCCGGGCTGATCGCGCTGCTGCTGGGGCTGTTCTTCGGGGTCGGTCCCGACCAGCTCGGGCTCAGCGACGAAGGAGGCGACCGTCCCGTCGCCACGGCTTCCGGCCTCGCCGAGGTCCAGGAGTCCTGCCGCACCGGCCAGGACGCCAACACCAGGGACGACTGCCGCATGGTGGCCGTGGTCAACAGCGTCCAGGACTACTGGGACCAGGAGTTCCAGCGGCGCGGCGGGACGTACACCCGCTCCCCCACCGTCTTCTTCAGCGAGCGGGTCGGCACCGCGTGCGGCGCGGCCACCTCGGCGGTCGGGCCGTTCTACTGCCCCGGTGACCGCAAGGTCTATCTGGACCTGGGCTTCTTCGACGAGCTGCGCTCCACCTTCGGCGCGAGCGGCGGCGCCTTCGCCCAGGCCTATGTCGTCGCGCACGAGTACGGGCATCACGTGCAGGACCTGATGGGCACGCTGAGCCGGTCGCAGGACGGGCGCACCGGCGAGAACAGCAACGCGGTGAAGGTGGAACTGCAGGCCGACTGCTACGCGGGCGTGTGGGCGCACCACGCGACCACGACGAAGGACGAGTCGACGGGGCGGCCGCTGATCACCAGCCTCACCGAGGCGGACATCGCCGACGGTCTGGACGCGGCGGCGGCCGTGGGGGACGACCGGATCCAGGAGCGGTTCCAGGGACGGGTGACGCCGGAGTCGTGGACGCACGGATCGGCGGCGCAGCGGCAGCAGTGGTTCCACCAGGGCTTCGAGACCGGCGACATGGCCCGGTGCAACACCTTCCGCTGA